The following nucleotide sequence is from Tenrec ecaudatus isolate mTenEca1 chromosome X, mTenEca1.hap1, whole genome shotgun sequence.
CTGACTCCCATGGGATCcccaatgagtcagaatagactagacaGCAATTGATTTCCTGAGTCCTAGTCCAGTGATATTTCGCCATGTAGCACAATTGTCACGGTTGGTGCCATGACTCTATGCCTGCAATCTTACTGCAACACCACAACTAAAACCTTCAGTCCATTGATCTGCTCATGTGCCAAATAATACCTCTGTCCAAGGCAGCATGGAACTCTCCAGGTTGCGAGTACCTCACTTTGTGTCCAATGTTATCTGTTGCTCCATCCCAATCTGCCCTTGGACAGCTATTTATGTAAGGTTCTGAAATTTACAGACTAAATCGATGTGAGAAAATAAACACAGAAAGGAATCTTAGTATCCTTTTCTGTATACTCATAAGAAGTTGTGCTGTGAGAAGTACCAGTGGCTCTCAATGAACCAAAAACAGCACATTATCCCCACTGTTCTGCCTCTTCTCCCCGTCCTTACCACTCATCTGTGTGGTATTCAGCCCTCactgacaaagaaaaaaattactactTATAGACCCACAGAGAATCTGAAGAACTATTAAAAACGCAAGGAGTGATGAGGTGGGGGCAAGTGAAATGTCAGTGGAAAATAGCGCGGTTGACATCATTTGTGGAGGTCTCTTCAAAGCCTTTGGCATCTAAATGATGCCAAAGTTTCACTGACCATGTCAGTAGTGTTCACCCAAAGAATGGTTAatttaaaatgaaaggaaaacattgaatcagaaatgaGGAAGAAGATACTTGTTAACATGACTCTGCCCATGGGGTAGAATAGCCACATCAAGGTAGGTTAAGGATCAGGATTAGAGTCAACCTACTTGAATTTTGTTTACAAGACAATTAAATGCACAGCAGTCTCAATGTAAGAATTCAATGAATTATTAGCAGTACTGATGAATAATTTAGGACTTTGGGTCAAAATTTGTCTGTGCAGAGTAAACTCTACTTCGATTGAAATAATATTTGATACTAATTATGGGCTTAATTCATCCTTATAAACTTATTGCTATCTTTTCCTTAAATAGAGCCCAGAACAGTCTTTTCTGGGTGATATGTATGGCAAGTCCATTTATTTTCTGTTCCTAATTAGCTGCATGAAAAaaagcatttatttttaaatgccttATAATTTACATTTTTATGGATCTGATTGGTCTTTACTATTAATAAAAACAGGTTAATGTTAACTGGGAACTTTAGAATCAATATAGTATTGATTTAATCTAGGGAAATGAAAATCTTCAGGCTCAAAATCATTCAAAAATACTCACCAAGCATCTACACATATCAGGATGGAGGCAGGCTTAAGATGCAATATGCTACAGTAGGGGGACGGCATAGACTGCAGAAAAAGTAAATCAATATTTCTGCACAGCTCTCCTGTTTACTAGGTCGGTTTGGGGAGGAAGAGCACCTGGGTGGCATAAATAATGGATAGCAGGGCTACAAACTGAAAGAGTGGCAGTTCAAACTCGCTGTCTTTAGAGGCTGCATTCTCTAGAGAAGGAAAGGggagtttatatatgtatatgtgtatatgtatatatatatgtatatatgtatgtatatatatagagagagagggagggagagagagagaatctgacAAATTGACAGTGGTGTGAACCATTTCTTTAAGATAAATCTACTACGATCTACCATGTTGGGAATGACAAACTGAAGAGGAACGGCATCACATTTATCATCAAGAagattttaagatctatcttgaagtccaGTGTTGCATGTAATAGGATATCTACGTGACTACAAGGAAGACTAGTTAATAAAACTAGTATTCAAATGTATACACCCGACCCCTACTGCCAATGATCAAGAAATTAAAGTATACTAATGATTTCTTCAGTCTGAATTTGTTCAaacgtgcaatcaagatgcattgataattattggcaattggaatgaaaactttgaaagaagaatgaagcatcagccatgggaaaatatgatcttggttgttgggtttttttttttttttttttggttttttttttaaccggcaagaaccatggaggctgTCGCAGAGAAGAAGAAGGCGCCTGCTGTTCCAGAGACCCTTAAGAAAAAGCGAAAGAATTTCGCAGAACTAAAGATCAAACGCCTAAGAAAGAAGTTTGCCCAAAAGATGCTTCAAAAGGCAAGGAGGAAGCTGATCTATGAGAAAGCTAAGCACTATCACAAGGAATACAGGCAGATGTACAGAACCGAAATCCGAATGGCTCGCATGGCAAGGAAAGCTGGCAACTTCTATGTGCCTGGAGAGCCCAAGCTGGCGTTTGTTATCAGGATCAGAGGTATCAATGGTGTGAGCCCGAAGGTTCGAAAAGTGTTGCAGCTTCTTCGCCTTCGCCAGATTTTCAATGGCACCTTTGTTAAGCTTAACAAGGCTTCAATTAACATGCTGAGGATTGTGGAACCATACATTGCATGGGGGTACCCAAACCTGAAGTCAGTGAATGAACTCATCTACAAGCGTGGGTATGGCAAAATCAATAAGAAGCGTATTGCCCTGACAGATAACACGCTGATTGCACGGTGTCTTGGTAAATATGGCATCATTTGCATGGAGGATCTGATTCATGAGATCTATACTGTTGGGAAACGTTTCAAAGAAGCAAATAACTTCCTGTGGCCCTTCAAACTATCTTCTCCACGAGGTGGGATGAAGAAAAAGACCACCCATTTCGTAGAAGGTGGAGACGCAGGCAACAGGGAAGACCAGATCAACAGGCTTATTAGAAGGATGAACTAAGGTATCTGCCTGCCATGATTATTTTTGTAATCTGGTCTCTTAATAAAACAGTGACTGctttcaaatggaaaaaaaaaaaaagaaaatatgatcttggccaGAGAATTGAAGCTGGAGATGGcgtgtgtgttcgtctgggttgacagagaaacaaatccaggacactcatatatatgtgagagagagctttagatcatagagcaattgtatattgagaaagcttcCTAGCCAGgtgcagatcaagtctgtaagtctgatattagcccatatatccaataccagtctataaattcctcttcagactcaagcaacacatgcaatgttggtgaatgcaggaagatcacagaccagttggtggaaagtcttgtggatctagtggtggtagaaacatctcagcgctggcaggggcctctatgtgactccttcagctccagggctctggctccatcagggtagatccatgtggcttgtcaacaggaatgtaaagcagagagagtgtttcTGGCCTCAaatgcgcctccaaatgaggtcatcaagttgcgacctgattgacaggctagactccaccttcaCTCTCAATaatctcaagttgacacgagattatgtaactgccacaacatgatagaattttgcaagaccaatgacttctttattgCAATACCTCTTTTGCAACAATATAAACAGCAATTATATACATGGACAATGCCAGATGAAGCACAAGTGAATCAAagtaactacatctgtgggaagaaaccatggagaagctcagtatcatgaGCTAAAATAAGTCTAGGTGCtggtgtggaacagaccatcaattgctcataagcaaattcaagttgaagctgaagaaaattaaaacaagctcaCAAGGGCCAAAGTACACTCTTCAGTATAtactacctgaatttagagatcatttCAAATGCAGCTTTGGCTCACTggacattaaaaagcaaagaccaGAGGAACTgagggatgacatcaaggacatcaaacATCtataaaggaaagaaaggaaatattaaagtggatgtcaagagactctgaaacttgctcttaatcatagagtagctgaagcaaatggaataaatgaggtttaaaagctgaacagaatattATAAGGTATTAACTATTATAATTATAAGGTATTAAACAAGGTATTATAATGAGATGTGAAAAGACgagtaaggaaaacaaaagagcAAAGCATGCTCGGGATTTCTCAAgctggaagaactgaagaaaaatatccaacctcaagttgcaatattcaaGGATTCtatgaaaatatcaaaatattagtagaatacacagtcactttaccaaaaagaactagtctactTCCAGCCATTtaaagaggtagcacatgattttttaaaatctgtggtatttaaggaagaagctcaagctgcatGGAAAGCATCAGGGGAAAACAAGacgtcaggaattgatggaacatcaATTgaaggaatatcaattgaaatgtttcaacaagctaagtcagtactggaagcactaactcatccatgccaagaaatttggacgaGAGTTACAtgggcaactgactggaagagatccatatttgtactcattccaaagaatgaaccaacagaatgtggaaataatCTAATAATATCCTTATTATCACATATGAGTAAACTCTTGCTGAAagtcattcaacaacagttgcagcagcatattgacaggagctgccagaaattcagactgGAATCAGGAGAACACATGGAAAGAGAGATGTCAttgctggaatcagatggatcttgacggcaatcagagaatgccaaaaatatgtttacctgtgttttattgattatgcaaaggaattcaactgtgtggatcataacacacaaCAGATaacaagaattccagaacacttaattctgCTCATGGAGAACCTGTACGTAGACAGaaagcagtcatttgaacagaataagggaatgctGCTTTGTTGCAAAGCAAGACAGGTgctgtcagggttatatcctttctccatacttattcaatacacatgctgagcaaacaatcagagaagctggaatatatgaagaacgcggtgtcaggattgaaggaagcctcatgaacaacctgcagcatgcaaatgacacaaccatgcttgctgaaacctAAAAGAACTTGAAGatgaaagactacagccttcattgtggattagaactcaatgtaaagaagacagaaacacaactggaccaaaagacatcacgataaacagaaaagattgatgtcaaggctttcatttttatttgtctTCACAAGCAACGATCAATtaaatagcagtcaagaaatcaaatgacacattgcattatgaaaacctgctgcacaagacctctttaaagtgttgaggagcaaagatgtcactttgaggactaaggtgcgcttgACCCAAACTttgatatttttcatcattgcatgtgcatgtgaaagataAACAACAAATATCAAAGACTGGATAAGAATTGATGTacctgaattatagtgttggcaaagaacattgatcaTATCATGTAATgctaacagaacaaacaaatctgtcttgagagaAATATTGCCAGAAttttctttagaagcaaggatggtgagagttgacCTCCAGTACTTTGAacctgttatcaagagagaccagtcactgtaaaaggacatcatgcttggtaaagtagagggtaagATAAATGGGAaggagacctttgacaagatgggctcaaacagaacaatgatTACAAAGATGGGGTGGTACAgggtaatgtttcattctgttgatgaCAGGATTACTATGAATCAGCGCTGACTGGATAGAATTTAAGAACAACACTAAGAGAGATTTATCTCAAAGAAATGGCTTATATGATTGTACAGTCTGGGAAGTTCTAGACCGACAGGTCAGACAGATGGCAGGCTGGAAGCTTGTCCTGACTCAAGTAGTTGCAGTGGTTAACGAATCAAGTTTGATAGGTCAGAAGGCAGGCTGCATGCTTATAGTCCATAGAGGCTAATGACTCCTAGGATCATCGAGCAGTATAACATtctgctggctcaagtccaaagaacttgaTACTGATAATGATGAGCCTTTTGCAACCTATAGATCCAGTAAAACATAaaaaggagtcctgctggcatagtgattatgcattgagctgctaactgtaaggtcagcaattcaaaaccaccaacactcTGATGAAGAAAGATAGAGgtttctattcctgtcaagagtAACATTCTGAGAAACTTCaggaacctgtcctatagggtcactgtgagttagcaatGGCAgtgattaacacacacacacatatacaataaAAACAGGAGAGCGTTGTCATAATGTCCATATATATTGGAAGTAGGTCCTACCTATGCATAGTAGATCTCATCATGGATGTGACTATATTATATCAGATCTCTTCATGGGTTGACTACATtataactgccaagccactgagattCATGactcagccaagttggcacacaaCCTTAACCATCTCAACCACATATTGACACCTTAAAATAAAGTCCTGCTGATCAACTTCTAGCAAACCAGCCCTTAAAAtgctctggagcacagttctactttgattCAAGTAGTGTCCCTATAAATCAAAGTTGACTCCAcagcatctttttattttttataatttcattGTGCAACCCGCTTCAGTGCCTTAAGCCCACCAGGTAAAACCAGGCAATGGTTCGGCGTGACAGTTTGCTTTGGCATTGGACACTGTGAGAGGCCCATGGGATCGCACAcagcatctttttttaaaatttgaagtgAACATGATACCTTTCTAAACTTCAGTTTCATCATCTATGATGCATTTACCTGTTTATAAGACAAAAAGTAATCATCAATGCAAAACTTCAGTTGTGACTGATAAATGAAAACTGATTAAATTGATAGTCACCAAgataatgatgatgatgacgatTTGTTGCAAGGTGTtacataagaaagaaaaataataataataaaagatggTT
It contains:
- the LOC142434238 gene encoding large ribosomal subunit protein uL30, translated to MEAVAEKKKAPAVPETLKKKRKNFAELKIKRLRKKFAQKMLQKARRKLIYEKAKHYHKEYRQMYRTEIRMARMARKAGNFYVPGEPKLAFVIRIRGINGVSPKVRKVLQLLRLRQIFNGTFVKLNKASINMLRIVEPYIAWGYPNLKSVNELIYKRGYGKINKKRIALTDNTLIARCLGKYGIICMEDLIHEIYTVGKRFKEANNFLWPFKLSSPRGGMKKKTTHFVEGGDAGNREDQINRLIRRMN